In Strigops habroptila isolate Jane chromosome 16, bStrHab1.2.pri, whole genome shotgun sequence, a genomic segment contains:
- the LOC115617270 gene encoding guanylin isoform X3: MKGFLSFTVLAVLLLVHSSQAVYVQDGDLKFSLESVKKLKELMDENRSFNPHVVVSMASYSPCDEKDLPEEFQSVCKREDASTVFERLNLVAQEADLCEICANAACAGCF, from the exons ATGAAAGGCTTTCTTTCGTTTACAGTCCTTGCAGTCCTTTTACTGGTGCACAGCTCTCAGGCGGTCTATGTTCAG GATGGAGACTTGAAATTCTCCCTTGAGTCTGTGAAGAAGCTAAAGGAGCTTATGGATGAGAACAGATCCTTTAACCCTCACGTTGTGGTTTCAATGGCTAGCTACTCTCCATGTGATGAAAAAGATCTCCCTGAGGAGTTCCAATCTGTGTGCAAAAGAGAAGACGCATCCACTGTTTTTGAGAGGCTGA ACCTGGTTGCCCAAGAAGCTGATTTATGTGAAATCTGTGCCAATGCTGCCTGCGCTGGTTGCTTTTGA
- the LOC115617270 gene encoding guanylin isoform X2 produces the protein MVTHRKIWIFDHHSAHKQPGAQCGTASHSDNTGGDSPSASSASSGTLAHTRNSGTRSCQPLLQAVSSATSTLCIFCHTMRNSCQQAQAAATGRLSHLLQASAVVLAVLLLVHSSQAVYVQDGDLKFSLESVKKLKELMDENRSFNPHVVVSMASYSPCDEKDLPEEFQSVCKREDASTVFERLNLVAQEADLCEICANAACAGCF, from the exons ACAAGCAGCCTGGTGCACAGTGTGGCACTGCCTCGCATAGTGATAACACAGGAGGAGACAGTCCATCTGCCAGCAGTGCAAGTAGTGGCACCCTGGCACACACCCGCAACTCGGGCACCAGGAGCTGCCAGCCACTGCTGCAAGCTGTCTCCTCTGCCACCAGCACCCTCTGCATCTTCTGCCACACCATGAGAAACAGCTGTCAgcaagcacaggcagcagccactGGCAGGTTGTCCCATCTGCTCCAGGCATCTGCAGTTG TCCTTGCAGTCCTTTTACTGGTGCACAGCTCTCAGGCGGTCTATGTTCAG GATGGAGACTTGAAATTCTCCCTTGAGTCTGTGAAGAAGCTAAAGGAGCTTATGGATGAGAACAGATCCTTTAACCCTCACGTTGTGGTTTCAATGGCTAGCTACTCTCCATGTGATGAAAAAGATCTCCCTGAGGAGTTCCAATCTGTGTGCAAAAGAGAAGACGCATCCACTGTTTTTGAGAGGCTGA ACCTGGTTGCCCAAGAAGCTGATTTATGTGAAATCTGTGCCAATGCTGCCTGCGCTGGTTGCTTTTGA